The Toxorhynchites rutilus septentrionalis strain SRP chromosome 3, ASM2978413v1, whole genome shotgun sequence genome includes a region encoding these proteins:
- the LOC129779623 gene encoding ubiquitin-conjugating enzyme E2 Q2-like produces MAAGDDTLASELETLKEKFPKDHERFQILDGSVDGLRCRFIDNDGRSYFIRVHIVEPYPEMPPAWVAENDDSGIMNVLDVFANGSNLSNHLVNQVDVLLRELCRMFEVPLPVGLEAHELHASREGNNKNKVTETDKVSNGDTDAVSSSTAGYKTRDQKLENLEKIRLSQKSKDPSASSSSVLSTNRLMREIQEIYRSYAYNNQIYTLELVDDSLYEWIVHLKTVDPDSLLHQDLIQLKQREGVDSIRLNIRFKESYPFEPPFVRIVYPHIVNGFVLKGGALCMELLTDRGWSPAYSMEAVIVQIAASLVKGNARIMFNVANKKYNLERAQSSFRELVRLHEKRGWYTPPTEDG; encoded by the coding sequence ATGGCCGCCGGGGATGATACGCTCGCGTCGGAGCTAGaaacactgaaggaaaaatTTCCCAAAGATCACGAACGATTCCAAATCCTGGACGGATCGGTGGATGGACTAAGGTGCCGATTTATTGACAACGATGGAAGATCCTACTTCATTCGTGTCCATATTGTTGAACCATATCCCGAAATGCCACCCGCCTGGGTAGCAGAAAACGATGATAGCGGCATTATGAATGTTTTAGATGTTTTTGCAAATGGTAGCAATCTGTCTAATCATCTAGTGAACCAGGTAGATGTACTTTTACGCGAACTTTGCCGGATGTTTGAGGTACCATTACCTGTAGGGTTGGAAGCTCACGAGCTTCATGCTTCCCGCGAGGGTAACAACAAGAACAAAGTGACCGAAACGGATAAGGTGAGCAATGGTGACACGGATGCTGTAAGTAGTTCGACTGCAGGATATAAAACAAGGGACCAAAAGTTGGAAAATCTGGAGAAGATACGGCTAAGTCAAAAGTCAAAAGATCCTTCAGCATCGAGTTCATCGGTTCTATCCACTAACCGGTTGATGAGAGAAATACAGGAGATTTATCGTTCCTACGCGTACAACAACCAGATTTACACGTTGGAGCTAGTCGATGATTCGCTGTACGAGTGGATCGTTCATCTGAAAACTGTTGATCCGGACAGTTTACTACACCAGGATCTCATCCAACTGAAACAACGTGAGGGTGTAGACAGCATTCGGCTCAACATACGGTTCAAGGAGAGTTATCCTTTCGAGCCGCCCTTCGTGCGAATTGTCTATCCGCACATAGTCAATGGGTTTGTGCTGAAAGGGGGTGCTCTCTGCATGGAGCTGCTAACGGATCGCGGCTGGAGTCCTGCGTATTCGATGGAAGCTGTCATCGTGCAGATAGCGGCTTCACTAGTGAAGGGGAATGCACGCATCATGTTCAACGTTGCCAACAAGAAATATAATTTGGAACGGGCTCAATCTTCGTTCCGGGAGCTGGTTCGGTTACACGAGAAGAGAGGCTGGTATACTCCCCCAACGGAAGACGGATAG